The stretch of DNA GACAATTAATTTTGCTCCCTCTGTTGCTAAGCTATCCGCCGCCGCATAAAGCCTTTTGACATGACTTAACAAATATTTTTCCCATCGCAAGGCTATTTCAAGGGCATCTCTATTGATTTCAAAACGACCACCATCAGCCAGTTCAAAAATCAACGCAAGGGTTGGTATGGTTTGATTCATTTTCAAAAGATGTGCTTTTAAACTTGATGAGAAATGACCATTCTTTATTCTTTTCTGAAAATCTTCCCACCATTCACGAAACATTTCTTGGGCTTCGGCAGAAAAGCGTATAGTTATCGGATATTTTGGTGATCCAAACGGTTTATCATAAAGAGAACGAAAAACCCCTTGATAACTTTCCCATGCCTTTTGATTGGGAGGTCTATCAACCCATAACTGCTCTTGTCGTTCATCGGGATAGATCAGCATTTGAAACCGTTGCATAAGACCATCATCGTTTATTCCACGGTGCATGTCTTGAATAATGGGAATAATACGTGCAGGTTGAATACCCCCTATAATAGAGACAGTTGCATTGGGAATAAAAATGGTTCCCCGCCCTATACGGTCATAGGTGTATGACTTATTACCATTAAAAGCGGTTAGATAGAAAGAACGGTCTGATTGATATTCCTTTCTTTCTAGATTAGATAAAAAACCAGCCAGTTCATCACGCACCAACAAGAGACCACGGGGGTTTTCTTTTAAGAGTTCCCCAAGCTTTTCAACGGTCACATCATTGACGATAAGGCGTCGTTTTATAGAACTATCATCTTCCTCACTTTCTTTGTGTTCAAGAGTTTGTGAAAGAAGAGCAAGGGCTTGTTCTTCATCATGATCTTTGAGTGCTTTATAGGCTTGTTTTTTCTTTTCTCGTTTATCTAATTCACTAAGAATCTCTTTTGTTTCTTGCTGTTTTTTCTTCTTTACCCACTCTTGATGCCATTCATCTTGAAATTCATAGAGAGGTTCTAAAGCAGCGTCCATGCTACCTGTTTTCATGGTCGAAGTTTCCCCCACAATGACACCCCAGAGATTAGGAACAATTTTCCAATTGGCATGTTGTTTTGGGGCAACCCGCACGCCATTGCCAATAACAGCAGCCAAGGCACAGAGAGCAGAGATAGCAATAAAATCCATAGGGGCTTGTTGGCTATCCGCAACGTCATAAACATAGTTCATTAATGGCGTTGGCAACTGTAATAAGCTAAAAGGCTTGACGGGTAAGAGAGCCGTATTAATCGATTGCAATTCCCCCCCAACCATTTTGTTGCAATGCTTGTTTATAAAGAATGGCTTCTAAACAAGTATTTTCGTTTAAAGAGCCGTTATCATTATCATTTAAAGGAGTATTATTCTCTAAAATATTTTTGTTATCTTGTATCATGTTATTTACCTTAGAAAATAGAGGAGATCGTTAAATATGCATTATGCGGGGTTTGCCTCATAAGGACCTCAAAGGCTTGGCTATAAGCACGCGTAGCAAAGGTAAAATCAGCTAAAGTCTTTTTGATTGGT from Bartonella tribocorum CIP 105476 encodes:
- a CDS encoding YfjI family protein, with amino-acid sequence MVGGELQSINTALLPVKPFSLLQLPTPLMNYVYDVADSQQAPMDFIAISALCALAAVIGNGVRVAPKQHANWKIVPNLWGVIVGETSTMKTGSMDAALEPLYEFQDEWHQEWVKKKKQQETKEILSELDKREKKKQAYKALKDHDEEQALALLSQTLEHKESEEDDSSIKRRLIVNDVTVEKLGELLKENPRGLLLVRDELAGFLSNLERKEYQSDRSFYLTAFNGNKSYTYDRIGRGTIFIPNATVSIIGGIQPARIIPIIQDMHRGINDDGLMQRFQMLIYPDERQEQLWVDRPPNQKAWESYQGVFRSLYDKPFGSPKYPITIRFSAEAQEMFREWWEDFQKRIKNGHFSSSLKAHLLKMNQTIPTLALIFELADGGRFEINRDALEIALRWEKYLLSHVKRLYAAADSLATEGAKLIVERCDCLPDVFTTRDIYKRDWKCFKDNGAVKQALELLCRCNYIREISEDKSSQGGRPTIRYEWNPLVTSHKTSH